A genomic segment from Spinacia oleracea cultivar Varoflay chromosome 3, BTI_SOV_V1, whole genome shotgun sequence encodes:
- the LOC130469811 gene encoding uncharacterized protein produces the protein MPYKIFEKLNLGDLSPTNMSWKLADLSVMYPLGRVEDVPLNIGKLTLLIDFVVLDIDEDAQTPIILGRPFLATAGSLIDVQAGLITLKVGDIKASFKLPRVEGCLKEMKSCMNVNTID, from the coding sequence ATGCCATATAAAATCTTTGAGAAGCTTAATCTAGGTGACCTCTCCCCCACTAATATGTCATGGAAATTAGCCGATCTATCGGTTATGTATCCTTTGGGGAGGGTTGAGGATGTCCCCCTCAATATCGGCAAGCTTACACTTCTTATTGATTTTGTGGTCTTGGACATTGATGAGGATGCCCAAACCCCTATTATTTTAGGGAGGCCATTTTTAGCCACCGCGGGCTCCCTTATTGATGTACAAGCCGGGCTTATCACCTTGAAGGTGGGAGATATCAAGGCTAGCTTTAAGCTTCCTCGTGTAGAAGGTTGTTTGAAAGAAATGAAGAGTTGCATGAACGTCAATACTATTGATTGA